Part of the Sinorhizobium terangae genome is shown below.
GTCGAGTTGGCAGAACAGATGCTCCTGAAGGAGATCGACAGGACAGAGCGCAACCGCCGGCAAATCCGCGGCTGGCTCGCAGCCGTTCTCTTCGCTCTGTTCGCCTTGGTACTCGTCGGTGGTGCAACGCGATTGACTGAATCCGGTCTTTCGATCACGGAGTGGAAGCCAATTCATGGCGTGATACCGCCGCTTTCCGCCGAAGAATGGGAAGAGGAGTTCCGGCTCTATCAGCGCATTCCCCAATACGAACAGCTCAACAAGGGCATGACCGTCGAGGAGTTCAAGACGATCTTCTGGTGGGAATGGGCGCATCGGCTGCTGGCGCGTACTATCGGCGTTATCTTCGCCCTGCCGCTTTTCTTCTTCTGGGTAACGGGTCGGATCGAGCGACGCTTGAGGTGGCCGCTTGTCGGCATTCTGGCGCTCGGCGGTTTCCAGGGCTTCATCGGCTGGTGGATGGTTTCCTCCGGCCTCGCCGAACGCACGGAAGTCAGCCAGTACCGGCTTGCCACGCACCTCGTCATCGCCTGCCTGATCTTCGCTGCCTGCATGTGGATCCTGCGCGGTCTTTGCCCGCATTCGGGCGACGCCGCGCCGACGAAAAGGTCGCGATCGATGGCGGCGATCCTCGCTGCCATGAGCCTGTTCCAGATCTATCTGGGCGCGCTGGTGGCGGGTCTCGACGCAGGCTTCACCTACAATACCTGGCCGCTGATGGACGGAGCGATCATCCCGGGCGGACTGTTCGTGCAGCAACCGGCCTGGATCAACCTCTTCGAGAACCCGAAGACCGTACAATTCTTCCATCGTGCCGGCGCCTATCTGCTGTTCGCGCTGGCACTGGCGCATATGCTTGCTTCATTGCGGGCGGCGCCGGAAACGACGCACGCGCGACGCTCCGTGGTCCTCTTCGGCCTGGTGACGATCCAGGCGATGATCGGCATCACGACGCTCGTGCTTGAGGTGCCGATCGGTTGGGGCGTGCTGCACCAGGCAGGCGCGCTGGTCGTGCTCGGCTTCGCCATCGCGCATTGGCGCGGCTTCGTCGGCGAATATCCGAAATCGACGGCGATCGAGTTCCGCGACTGACCAATAGCCATAAGAAAAGCCCCCGACAGGCGACTGTCGGGGGCACTGTTTTTCACGGCTTCATTCAGGCCGAAAGCATCAGGTCCATATTCTGGACCGCTGCGCCCGACGCGCCCTTGCCGAGATTGTCGAGCAGGGCGACGAGGTTCACATGCGTCCCGCCAGACGTCCCGAAGACAAAAAGCTTCATTGTGTCCTTGCCTGCAAGTTCCGTCGCGTCGATGCGGGCGAGCTGCGCGCTTTCGGCAAGCGGGGCGACCTCGACGATCGACTGGCCGGCATAATGCTCGACGAGCGCGGCATGAATGCTTTCCAGAGTCGCGCCGGCGGCAAGGTCATCGAGATAGAGCGGCACCTGCACGATCATCCCCTGCGGGAATCTCCCCACGGACGGCGAGAAGATCGGGGCGCGTTCGAGCAGGCCGTGCATCTTCATTTCCGGGACATGCTTGTGCTTGAGCGTCAGCCCGTAGAGGAAATGTGGCGCGCTGATGTGGTCCGGATTCTGGTCGTCCTCCATCTGCGCGATCATCTGCTTGCCGCCGCCGGTGTAGCCGGAAACCGCATTGACGGTGACCGGGTAGCCATCCGGCAGGATGCCGGCCTGGCGTAATGGCCGGATCAGGGCGATGGCGCCCGTCGGGTAGCAGCCGGGGTTGGCGACGTGACGCGCTTCGCGGATCTTTTCCGGCTGCGCCTTGTCCATTTCCGCAAAGCCATAGGCCCAGTCGGGCGCGACACGATGCGCGGTCGACGTATCGATGATGCGCACGCGATTGTTGCCGGCTACCATGGACACGGCTTCGCGCGACGCGTCGTCCGGCAGGCAGAGAATGGCGATGTCGGCATCGTTGAGCAGGTCTTCGCGCATCGCGGCGTTGCGGCGTTCCGCTTCCGGGATCGACAGCAGTTCGACATCCGTACGACCGGCCATGCGGGTGCGGATCTGCAGCCCGGTGGTGCCGTGTTCGCCATCGATGAAGATCTTCGGTTTCATGATTTACCTGTTCCTGCAGACGGTTGCGGAAATTTCCGGAATCAGTCTGGCATAGAATTGAATCAATTTCTTAGCGTGCTCTACGAATTAGCCGCGCCTTTCCGCGAGCCATTCGGCACGCAGGCCCAGCATATACATGGCGATGGTCGAGCCAGCAATGGCGGTCATGTCGGCGTGGTCGTAGGCGGGCGCCACTTCGACCACGTCGCTCCCGGCGATGTGGAGAGCGCCGAGCTTGCGCAGCACCGAAAG
Proteins encoded:
- the argC gene encoding N-acetyl-gamma-glutamyl-phosphate reductase, with product MKPKIFIDGEHGTTGLQIRTRMAGRTDVELLSIPEAERRNAAMREDLLNDADIAILCLPDDASREAVSMVAGNNRVRIIDTSTAHRVAPDWAYGFAEMDKAQPEKIREARHVANPGCYPTGAIALIRPLRQAGILPDGYPVTVNAVSGYTGGGKQMIAQMEDDQNPDHISAPHFLYGLTLKHKHVPEMKMHGLLERAPIFSPSVGRFPQGMIVQVPLYLDDLAAGATLESIHAALVEHYAGQSIVEVAPLAESAQLARIDATELAGKDTMKLFVFGTSGGTHVNLVALLDNLGKGASGAAVQNMDLMLSA
- a CDS encoding COX15/CtaA family protein — protein: MAQVELAEQMLLKEIDRTERNRRQIRGWLAAVLFALFALVLVGGATRLTESGLSITEWKPIHGVIPPLSAEEWEEEFRLYQRIPQYEQLNKGMTVEEFKTIFWWEWAHRLLARTIGVIFALPLFFFWVTGRIERRLRWPLVGILALGGFQGFIGWWMVSSGLAERTEVSQYRLATHLVIACLIFAACMWILRGLCPHSGDAAPTKRSRSMAAILAAMSLFQIYLGALVAGLDAGFTYNTWPLMDGAIIPGGLFVQQPAWINLFENPKTVQFFHRAGAYLLFALALAHMLASLRAAPETTHARRSVVLFGLVTIQAMIGITTLVLEVPIGWGVLHQAGALVVLGFAIAHWRGFVGEYPKSTAIEFRD